One window from the genome of Mycolicibacterium gadium encodes:
- a CDS encoding MlaE family ABC transporter permease, which translates to MSTTQVLRSRFPRAFSGGAGVVTAPARFLDSVGHVAWFVVTAIGSIGHALRYYRKETLRLIAEIGMGTGAMAVIGGTVAIVGFVTLSGSSLVAIQGFASLGNIGVEAFTGFFAALINVRIAAPVVAGQALAATVGAGATAELGAMRISEEIDALEVMGIKSISYLVSTRIMAGFIVIIPLYAMAIIMSFLSAQVTTTVFYGQSIGTYEHYFRTFLRADDVMWSFVQAIIISVIVMLNHCYYGYFASGGPVGVGEAVGRSMRASLVAIVCVVLFASLALYGVDPNFNLTV; encoded by the coding sequence GTGTCGACTACCCAGGTCCTGCGTTCTCGGTTTCCGCGGGCGTTTTCCGGCGGGGCGGGTGTCGTCACCGCCCCGGCACGGTTCCTCGACAGCGTCGGGCACGTGGCGTGGTTCGTCGTCACCGCGATCGGGTCGATCGGCCACGCGTTGCGCTACTACCGCAAGGAGACGTTGCGGCTGATCGCCGAGATCGGCATGGGCACCGGCGCGATGGCCGTCATCGGTGGCACCGTGGCGATCGTCGGGTTTGTCACGCTGTCGGGTTCGTCGCTGGTCGCCATTCAAGGCTTCGCATCGCTCGGCAATATCGGTGTCGAGGCGTTCACCGGCTTCTTCGCCGCACTGATCAACGTCCGCATCGCCGCTCCCGTCGTCGCGGGCCAGGCGCTGGCCGCCACGGTTGGCGCCGGCGCGACCGCGGAACTGGGCGCCATGCGGATCAGCGAGGAAATCGACGCCCTCGAGGTGATGGGCATCAAGTCGATCTCCTACCTGGTGTCGACGCGCATCATGGCCGGCTTCATCGTGATCATCCCGCTGTACGCGATGGCCATCATCATGAGCTTCCTGTCGGCGCAGGTGACCACAACCGTCTTCTACGGACAGTCGATCGGCACCTACGAGCACTACTTCCGGACGTTCCTGCGCGCCGACGATGTCATGTGGTCGTTCGTGCAGGCGATCATCATCTCGGTCATCGTGATGCTCAACCACTGCTACTACGGCTACTTCGCCAGTGGTGGGCCAGTGGGTGTCGGCGAGGCCGTCGGCCGGTCGATGCGCGCCTCTCTGGTCGCGATCGTCTGTGTGGTCCTGTTCGCCTCGTTGGCGCTCTACGGCGTCGACCCGAACTTCAACCTGACGGTGTAG
- a CDS encoding MCE family protein → MTAPLNTSRTPPYKLAGLVLALLTIAAVVLVYFQFRGDFLPREQLTMISARSGLSMDPGAKVTYNGVEIGRVATVDAVDVGGEPKAKIVLDVDPKYIKLIPQNVDADISATTVFGNKYISFTSPKDPSSQRITSSDVIDVTHVTTEFNTLFETVVSLSSQVDPIKLNQTLAATAEALDGLGDRFGQSIINGNAILDDINPQMPQIRRDNQLLADLGEVYSEAAPDLFDGLQNAVTTARTLNQEQGTIDQALMAAVGFGNTGADVFERGGPYLVRGAEDLIRPSEILDEYSPALFCTIRNFHDVEPKVAASLGGNGYSLRTLSALMGLGAGNPYVYPDNLPRVNARGGPEGKPGCWQPITRDLWPAPHLVMDTGASIAPYNHFELGQPILIEYVWGRQIGENTINP, encoded by the coding sequence ATGACCGCGCCCTTGAACACGTCCCGCACCCCGCCGTACAAGCTGGCGGGTCTGGTTTTGGCGCTGCTGACGATCGCCGCCGTGGTGCTGGTGTACTTCCAGTTTCGTGGCGACTTCCTGCCGCGCGAACAGCTGACGATGATTTCGGCGCGCTCCGGGCTGTCGATGGACCCCGGCGCGAAGGTCACCTACAACGGGGTCGAGATCGGCCGCGTGGCCACGGTTGACGCAGTTGACGTCGGAGGCGAACCGAAGGCCAAGATCGTCCTGGACGTCGACCCCAAGTACATCAAGCTGATCCCGCAGAATGTGGACGCGGACATCAGCGCAACCACCGTGTTCGGCAACAAGTACATCTCGTTCACATCGCCGAAAGACCCGTCATCGCAACGGATCACATCGTCCGACGTGATCGACGTGACCCACGTGACCACCGAGTTCAACACATTGTTCGAGACGGTCGTTTCGCTGTCGTCGCAAGTGGATCCGATCAAGCTGAACCAGACGCTGGCGGCCACCGCCGAGGCGCTGGACGGTTTGGGTGACCGCTTCGGCCAGTCGATCATCAACGGCAACGCGATCCTCGACGACATCAACCCGCAGATGCCCCAGATCCGTCGGGACAATCAGCTGCTGGCTGACCTCGGCGAGGTCTACTCGGAGGCGGCACCGGATCTGTTCGACGGTCTGCAGAACGCGGTCACCACGGCCCGCACGCTCAACCAGGAGCAGGGCACCATCGACCAGGCGCTGATGGCCGCGGTCGGCTTCGGCAACACCGGCGCCGACGTCTTCGAGCGTGGCGGTCCGTATCTGGTCCGCGGCGCGGAGGATTTGATCCGTCCGTCGGAGATCCTGGACGAGTACAGCCCGGCCCTGTTCTGCACGATTCGCAACTTCCACGATGTCGAACCCAAGGTGGCGGCGTCGCTGGGCGGCAACGGCTACTCGCTGCGTACGCTATCGGCACTCATGGGCCTTGGTGCCGGCAATCCTTATGTCTATCCGGACAACCTCCCACGCGTGAACGCCAGGGGCGGCCCCGAGGGCAAACCCGGCTGCTGGCAACCCATTACGCGTGACCTGTGGCCGGCCCCGCACCTCGTGATGGACACCGGTGCCTCGATCGCGCCGTACAACCACTTCGAGTTGGGCCAGCCGATCCTGATCGAGTACGTCTGGGGACGCCAGATTGGGGAGAACACGATCAACCCATGA
- a CDS encoding virulence factor Mce family protein: MKITGTAIKLGAFSLVLLLFTAIIIVVFGQMRFDRTTGYSAVFSNASGLRAGQFVRASGVEVGKVSKVELIDNGSQVRVDFDVDRSLPLFDGTTASIRYLNLIGDRYMELKRGESDRRLPSGGTIPVTQTEPALDLDALIGGFRPVFRALDPDKVNTIAESIITIFQGQGGTINDILDQTAALTSTLADRDQAIGEVIKNLNTVLDTTVKHQQQFDETVQNFETLITGLNDRADPIASSVADISDAAGTIADLLADNRPLLQSTVGHLEAVQQPLVDQRDKLNDILTRLPTAFKIIGRAGGIYGDFFNFYSCDISIRMNGLQPGGPIRTVKLFSQPSGRCTPQ; the protein is encoded by the coding sequence ATGAAAATCACCGGTACAGCCATCAAGCTCGGCGCCTTCTCACTGGTGCTGCTGCTGTTCACCGCGATCATCATCGTGGTGTTCGGGCAGATGCGTTTCGACCGCACCACCGGCTATTCGGCGGTGTTCTCCAACGCCAGCGGGCTCCGCGCCGGACAGTTCGTCCGTGCCTCGGGTGTGGAAGTCGGCAAGGTCTCCAAGGTCGAGCTCATCGACAACGGCTCGCAGGTCCGGGTCGACTTCGACGTGGATCGGTCATTGCCACTGTTCGACGGCACCACCGCCTCGATCCGCTATCTGAACCTGATCGGCGACCGCTACATGGAGCTCAAGCGCGGCGAGAGCGACAGGCGGCTGCCCAGCGGGGGCACCATTCCGGTCACGCAGACCGAACCCGCTCTGGATCTCGACGCGTTGATCGGCGGATTCCGCCCGGTGTTCCGGGCCCTTGATCCGGACAAGGTCAACACCATCGCCGAGTCGATCATCACGATCTTCCAGGGCCAAGGCGGCACCATCAACGACATCCTCGACCAGACCGCGGCGCTGACGTCGACGCTGGCCGACCGTGACCAGGCGATCGGAGAGGTGATCAAGAACCTCAACACCGTGCTCGACACCACGGTCAAGCACCAGCAGCAGTTCGACGAGACGGTGCAGAATTTCGAAACCCTGATCACGGGGCTGAACGACCGCGCCGATCCGATCGCGTCATCGGTGGCCGACATCAGCGACGCCGCGGGCACCATCGCGGATCTGCTGGCGGACAACCGCCCGCTGCTGCAGAGCACCGTCGGTCATCTCGAGGCGGTTCAGCAGCCGCTCGTCGACCAGCGCGACAAGCTGAACGACATCCTGACCAGGCTGCCCACCGCGTTCAAGATCATCGGCCGGGCCGGCGGTATCTACGGTGACTTCTTCAACTTCTATTCCTGCGACATCTCGATCCGGATGAACGGGCTGCAGCCCGGCGGTCCGATACGCACCGTCAAACTCTTCAGCCAGCCGTCGGGTAGGTGCACGCCGCAATGA
- a CDS encoding MCE family protein: protein MRTLEGSNRVRNGLMGILVLLLVIGVGQSFASVPMLFATPTYYAEFSDTGGLNNGDKVRIAGVDVGLVRSAEIDGDKVLIGYSLDGTQIGTESRAAIRTDTILGRRNIEIEPRGSEPLKANGTLPLGQTTTPYQIYDAFFDVTEASSGWDTQTVKRSLNVLSETIDQTYPHLSAALDGVARFSDTIGKRDDQIKQLLANANQIAGILGNRGEQINKLLVNAQQLLGAINERQYAVSMLLERVGSFSEQVKGFIDDNPNLNRVLEQLRVVSDVLSERRFDLMDTLTTVASFVASLGEAVASGPYFKVMLVNLLPGQILQPFVDAAFKKRGIDPEKFWGDAGLPAWRFPDPNGARFPNGAPAPGPAVLEGTPENPGPGVLKGAPCSYTPAADGIPTPGNPLPCANLSIGPFGGPAYGPPNVVTSDPNVHGPQPSPGVPAAAIPGQVSPDMPGAPAALPPAPPGARTVPVGPQPPLPPDFTPGIAPLPPALTGPPPPPGPGPDAGPAGTPPLPGNPPFLPPLSQGQ from the coding sequence ATGAGAACCCTGGAGGGATCGAACCGCGTCCGTAACGGGCTGATGGGCATCCTTGTCCTTCTCCTGGTCATCGGTGTCGGGCAGAGCTTCGCCAGCGTGCCGATGCTGTTCGCGACACCCACGTACTACGCGGAGTTCTCCGACACCGGTGGCCTCAACAACGGCGACAAGGTGCGCATCGCCGGTGTGGATGTCGGCCTGGTGCGCAGCGCGGAGATCGACGGCGACAAGGTGCTGATCGGTTATTCGCTCGACGGCACGCAGATCGGCACCGAGAGCCGGGCGGCCATCCGCACCGACACCATCCTCGGCCGCCGCAACATCGAGATCGAACCGCGCGGCTCAGAACCGTTGAAAGCCAACGGGACTCTGCCGCTGGGTCAAACCACGACGCCGTATCAGATCTACGACGCGTTCTTCGACGTGACCGAAGCATCCTCGGGCTGGGACACCCAGACCGTGAAGAGGTCGCTGAATGTCTTGTCGGAGACCATCGACCAGACCTATCCGCACCTGTCCGCCGCACTCGACGGCGTGGCGCGGTTCTCCGACACCATCGGCAAGCGCGACGACCAGATCAAGCAGCTGCTGGCCAATGCGAACCAGATCGCCGGAATCCTCGGCAACCGCGGCGAACAGATCAACAAGCTGTTGGTCAACGCCCAGCAGCTGCTCGGCGCGATCAACGAACGCCAGTACGCGGTCAGCATGCTGCTCGAACGCGTCGGCTCGTTCTCCGAACAGGTCAAGGGATTCATCGACGACAACCCGAACCTGAACCGCGTGCTCGAACAACTGCGCGTGGTCAGCGATGTCCTTTCCGAGCGCCGGTTCGACCTGATGGACACGCTCACCACGGTCGCCAGCTTCGTGGCGTCCCTCGGTGAAGCCGTCGCGTCGGGCCCCTACTTCAAGGTCATGCTCGTCAACCTGCTGCCCGGCCAGATACTGCAGCCGTTCGTCGACGCCGCGTTCAAGAAGCGCGGTATCGACCCCGAAAAGTTCTGGGGCGACGCGGGTCTGCCCGCTTGGCGGTTCCCGGATCCGAACGGGGCCCGCTTCCCGAACGGCGCTCCGGCGCCCGGGCCGGCCGTCCTGGAGGGCACGCCGGAGAATCCCGGACCCGGCGTGCTGAAGGGTGCGCCATGCTCGTATACGCCTGCGGCCGACGGGATCCCGACCCCGGGCAATCCGCTGCCGTGCGCGAACCTGTCGATCGGACCGTTCGGCGGTCCCGCATACGGTCCGCCCAACGTCGTCACGTCGGACCCGAATGTGCACGGACCACAGCCGTCGCCGGGGGTGCCGGCCGCCGCGATCCCCGGCCAGGTGTCACCGGATATGCCCGGTGCTCCCGCCGCGCTGCCGCCCGCTCCGCCGGGCGCTCGCACGGTCCCGGTGGGCCCGCAGCCTCCGCTGCCGCCGGACTTCACGCCGGGTATCGCTCCGCTGCCGCCCGCCCTGACCGGACCGCCACCGCCGCCGGGACCCGGTCCCGACGCGGGGCCCGCGGGCACCCCGCCACTGCCGGGCAATCCGCCGTTCCTTCCACCACTTTCACAGGGCCAGTAG
- a CDS encoding virulence factor Mce family protein, producing MATIFNVRNMQLPKVSRAAVIIGTIIVILALVAAVVGWNLYKKLTTNTVVAYFPETLALYPGDKIQIMGVKVGTIESIDPAGDKMKVTFNYDNSFKVPANATASILNPSLVASRTIQLSPPYTGGPVMEDGAVIDIDRTQVPVEYDELRDSINRILRDLGPTPEQPKGPFGDIIESAADGFAGKGEQLNKTLNGLSEALFTLNEGRGDFFGVVKSLALFVNALYQSDQQFVALNDDLATFTNAFTNTDREVANALQDLNTLLATTRSFLDENAEVLTHDVNNLADVTNAILQPDSKDGLETALHVFPNLGANLMNIVSPVTGGVNSFPVINNFANPIQFICSSIQAGSRLGYQESAEMCAQYLAPILDAIKFNYLPFGINQTTTAMTLPKHIAYSEPRLKPPPGYKDTTVPGIWSRDTLFSHGNHEHGWVTAPGMQGVDVQPLTKNMMFPECLAELMGGPDCVIPPAPPTFGGPHQAGPPNAYTENTPLPPPWYPQPGPVPGPAPGVAPGDPGGAAMTGPLPFPGSGPAPARAAAPAPVGPPLPAEAG from the coding sequence ATGGCAACGATCTTCAACGTACGAAACATGCAGCTGCCTAAGGTATCCCGTGCTGCGGTGATCATCGGCACAATCATCGTGATCCTCGCGCTGGTGGCCGCCGTCGTCGGGTGGAACCTGTACAAGAAGCTGACCACCAACACCGTCGTGGCCTACTTCCCGGAGACGCTGGCGCTGTATCCCGGCGACAAGATCCAGATCATGGGCGTCAAGGTCGGCACGATCGAATCGATCGATCCCGCGGGCGACAAGATGAAGGTGACCTTCAACTACGACAACAGTTTCAAGGTTCCGGCCAACGCCACGGCGTCGATCCTCAACCCCAGCCTGGTCGCCTCGCGGACGATCCAATTGTCACCGCCCTACACCGGGGGACCGGTGATGGAGGACGGCGCCGTCATCGACATCGACCGCACACAGGTGCCGGTGGAGTACGACGAACTGCGCGACTCCATCAACCGCATCCTGCGCGACCTGGGGCCGACGCCGGAACAACCCAAGGGACCGTTCGGCGACATCATCGAGTCGGCGGCCGACGGCTTCGCGGGCAAGGGCGAGCAGCTCAACAAGACCCTGAACGGTTTGTCCGAGGCGCTGTTCACGCTCAACGAAGGGCGCGGTGACTTCTTCGGCGTGGTCAAGAGCCTGGCGTTGTTCGTCAACGCGCTCTACCAGAGCGATCAGCAGTTCGTCGCACTCAACGACGACCTCGCGACGTTCACCAACGCGTTCACCAACACCGACCGCGAGGTCGCCAACGCCTTACAGGACCTCAACACACTGCTGGCGACCACCCGCAGCTTCCTCGACGAGAACGCCGAGGTGCTGACGCATGACGTCAACAACCTGGCCGACGTCACGAACGCGATCCTGCAGCCCGACTCGAAGGACGGGTTGGAGACCGCCTTGCACGTGTTCCCGAACCTCGGCGCCAACCTGATGAACATCGTCTCCCCGGTCACCGGCGGTGTGAATAGCTTTCCGGTGATCAACAACTTCGCCAACCCGATCCAGTTCATCTGCAGCTCGATTCAGGCGGGCAGCCGCCTGGGGTATCAGGAGTCGGCCGAGATGTGCGCACAGTACCTCGCCCCGATTCTGGACGCCATCAAGTTCAATTACCTGCCGTTCGGCATCAACCAGACCACGACGGCGATGACCCTGCCCAAACACATCGCCTACTCGGAGCCCAGGCTCAAGCCGCCGCCAGGGTACAAGGACACCACCGTACCGGGCATCTGGTCGCGCGACACCTTGTTCTCGCACGGCAACCACGAGCACGGCTGGGTGACAGCGCCCGGTATGCAGGGCGTCGACGTGCAGCCCCTCACCAAGAACATGATGTTCCCCGAATGCCTCGCGGAACTGATGGGCGGACCCGACTGCGTGATCCCGCCCGCGCCGCCGACCTTCGGCGGTCCGCATCAGGCCGGCCCGCCGAACGCGTACACCGAGAACACTCCGCTGCCGCCGCCGTGGTATCCGCAGCCGGGTCCGGTACCCGGCCCGGCGCCGGGTGTGGCCCCGGGTGATCCGGGCGGTGCGGCAATGACAGGTCCGCTGCCCTTCCCGGGATCCGGACCAGCACCAGCCCGGGCAGCGGCGCCCGCGCCGGTCGGACCGCCACTACCCGCTGAGGCAGGCTGA
- a CDS encoding virulence factor Mce family protein has product MMTRRRWSRIALRTVALVAIALTLSSCGVWPWRGISNVELPGGPGTGSERMTIYVQMPDTLALNVNSRVRVADVFVGRVRAIELKNWVATLTLDMEPNLGLPSNALARIGQTSLLGSQHVELEPPPSPSGQLLRTGDTIPLKNSTAFPSTERVLASIATILRGGGVSNLETIQTEIFNVLNGRADQIREFLNKLDTFTDELNKQTQDITRAIDSTNRLLSIVAQRNDTLDQVLTEFPPLIKHFADTRDLFADAVEALGRVSLAADNALAPASDNLNTNLANLQRPLKQLGRASPYVIGALKLMLTAPFSIENVPKVIRGDYLNASLMVDLTLSALDNAALSGTGISGMLRALEQSWGRDPATMIPDVRFTPNPHNAPGGPLVERGE; this is encoded by the coding sequence ATGATGACCCGTCGCAGATGGAGTCGAATCGCGCTACGCACGGTCGCGCTGGTGGCGATCGCGCTGACGCTCAGTTCGTGCGGGGTGTGGCCGTGGCGCGGCATCTCCAACGTCGAGCTGCCCGGCGGTCCCGGCACCGGCTCGGAGCGGATGACGATCTATGTCCAGATGCCGGACACGTTGGCACTCAACGTCAACAGCCGCGTCCGGGTGGCCGACGTGTTCGTCGGCCGGGTTCGCGCGATCGAGCTGAAGAACTGGGTGGCGACGCTGACCCTGGACATGGAGCCCAACCTCGGGCTGCCGTCCAATGCCCTGGCCAGGATCGGCCAGACCAGCCTGCTGGGCAGCCAGCACGTCGAGCTGGAGCCGCCGCCGAGTCCGTCGGGTCAACTGCTGCGCACGGGCGACACGATCCCGTTGAAGAACAGCACGGCGTTCCCGAGCACCGAGCGGGTGCTGGCGAGCATTGCCACGATCCTGCGCGGCGGCGGTGTGTCGAATCTCGAGACCATTCAGACCGAGATCTTCAACGTGCTGAACGGCCGGGCCGACCAGATCCGCGAGTTCCTCAACAAGCTCGACACGTTCACCGATGAACTGAACAAGCAGACCCAGGACATCACCCGCGCGATCGACTCCACCAACCGGTTGCTGTCGATCGTGGCTCAGCGCAACGACACGCTGGATCAGGTGCTGACCGAATTCCCGCCGCTGATCAAGCATTTCGCGGATACCCGCGATCTGTTCGCCGATGCGGTGGAGGCGCTGGGCCGGGTCAGCCTGGCCGCGGACAACGCGCTGGCGCCCGCGAGCGACAACCTGAACACCAACCTGGCCAACCTGCAACGGCCGCTGAAGCAGTTGGGACGGGCGTCGCCGTACGTCATCGGCGCACTCAAGCTGATGCTCACCGCGCCGTTCTCGATCGAGAACGTGCCGAAGGTCATCCGTGGCGACTACCTGAACGCGTCGCTGATGGTCGACCTGACGTTGTCGGCACTCGACAACGCCGCCTTGTCTGGCACGGGTATCTCGGGCATGCTGCGCGCACTCGAGCAGTCCTGGGGCCGCGATCCGGCGACGATGATCCCGGATGTCCGCTTCACGCCGAACCCGCACAACGCGCCGGGCGGCCCACTGGTCGAAAGGGGTGAGTGA
- a CDS encoding MCE family protein, with amino-acid sequence MLTRFIKFQLVLFTILTVIALTVLGVYYLRIPSLIGIGQYELKAQLPRSGGLYATANVTYRGTQIGKVTSVVPTESGALATMSIDDRYKVPADASANVHSVSAIGEQYLDLVSTGNPGQYFSPGSTITDSTVPSEVGPALDAANEGLAVLPKEKIDALLTETSNAVGGLGPALQRLVDSTTNLAQGFKDNLPQVNDIIANSAPVLDSQVQSGDNIEAWSRNLNVIAAQTAEQDAALRSGIQDAAPTLDQVNMVFSDVRDSLPQTLANLSIVIDMLKRYNKGLEQTLVMLPQGASVAQAGTLFEDLGQLPLVLSINQPPPCLTGFLPASEWRSPADTSMAPLPKGTYCKIPKDYQGNVVRGARNYPCVDVPGKRAATPMECRSPEPYVPLGTNPWYGDPNQILSCPAPGARCDQGVNPGRGVIPAPSVNNGVNPASADVLPPPQSTAPISDPLSPPGQGSVTCSGQQPNPCIYTPAPGPPGSTAVYSPSSGQVVGPDGVRYNVTNSSNPGDDGWKEMLAPAS; translated from the coding sequence GTGCTGACCAGGTTCATCAAGTTCCAGTTGGTGCTGTTCACCATCCTGACGGTCATCGCCTTGACGGTGCTGGGCGTGTATTACCTGCGGATACCGAGCCTGATCGGCATCGGGCAGTACGAGTTGAAGGCGCAGTTACCGCGTTCCGGCGGTCTGTACGCGACCGCCAACGTGACCTACCGAGGCACCCAGATCGGCAAGGTCACCAGCGTCGTGCCGACCGAGTCGGGCGCGCTGGCGACGATGAGCATCGACGACCGGTACAAGGTCCCCGCGGATGCGTCGGCGAACGTGCACTCGGTGTCGGCGATCGGCGAGCAGTACCTGGACCTGGTGTCGACGGGCAATCCGGGCCAGTATTTCAGTCCGGGGTCGACCATCACCGACAGCACCGTGCCGAGCGAGGTCGGCCCCGCGCTGGACGCGGCCAACGAGGGCCTCGCGGTACTGCCGAAGGAGAAGATCGACGCACTGCTCACCGAAACGTCCAACGCCGTAGGCGGTTTGGGGCCGGCGCTGCAAAGGCTGGTCGACTCGACCACCAACCTGGCGCAGGGCTTCAAGGACAACCTGCCTCAGGTCAACGACATCATCGCCAACTCGGCGCCGGTCCTGGACAGCCAGGTTCAGTCCGGCGACAACATCGAGGCGTGGTCGCGCAACCTGAACGTCATCGCCGCGCAGACCGCCGAGCAGGATGCCGCGCTGCGCAGTGGCATCCAGGACGCCGCGCCGACGCTCGATCAGGTGAACATGGTGTTCAGCGACGTGCGCGACTCGTTGCCCCAGACGCTGGCGAATTTGTCGATCGTGATCGACATGCTCAAGCGCTACAACAAGGGCCTGGAACAGACGCTGGTGATGCTGCCGCAAGGCGCGTCGGTCGCCCAGGCCGGAACGCTGTTCGAGGACCTAGGTCAGCTGCCGCTCGTGCTGTCGATCAACCAGCCGCCGCCGTGCCTCACCGGCTTCCTGCCGGCATCGGAGTGGCGTTCGCCGGCGGACACAAGCATGGCGCCGTTGCCCAAGGGCACCTATTGCAAGATCCCGAAGGATTACCAGGGCAACGTCGTTCGTGGTGCCCGCAACTACCCGTGTGTGGACGTGCCGGGCAAGCGCGCGGCCACGCCGATGGAATGCCGCAGTCCCGAACCGTACGTGCCGCTGGGCACCAACCCGTGGTACGGCGATCCGAACCAGATCCTGTCCTGCCCGGCGCCGGGTGCCCGTTGCGATCAGGGCGTCAACCCGGGACGCGGTGTCATTCCGGCCCCGAGCGTCAACAACGGTGTGAATCCGGCGTCTGCCGACGTACTGCCTCCGCCGCAGTCGACGGCGCCGATCAGTGACCCGCTCAGCCCCCCTGGCCAGGGCAGCGTCACCTGCAGTGGACAGCAGCCCAACCCGTGCATCTACACTCCGGCACCAGGGCCCCCGGGCTCCACGGCCGTCTACAGCCCGTCCAGCGGCCAGGTCGTGGGACCGGACGGCGTCAGGTACAACGTCACAAATTCGAGCAACCCAGGAGACGACGGATGGAAGGAGATGCTGGCACCAGCCAGCTGA
- a CDS encoding RDD family protein, with product MTAVLDTVDSSQTEVEAGPSLASWPARAGAIAIDVLFGVAVIATMAVSAWSAPWLGWLWWVYVATAACVIVAMAVNRLLLPTITGWSLGRAVFGIAVRTHDGAAPGVLRLVGRDLVHLLDTAALFVGWLWPLWDGRRRTFADLLLRTEVHAVESPAERPQRDMRRPAAIALIVATALCAVAVGLGYLVVYRPERAVDVARQQIAEQGPRIVEQMLSYNSESLQQDFSHAQSLTTDSYRDQLIAQQQLVQQSGATSNEYFAVSSAVLSATAEQASMLIALQGQRGTDPKDLKFITATLRVEFEKAADGQWKVANLVVLKKPQMNAPGQ from the coding sequence GTGACAGCTGTACTGGACACTGTGGACTCGTCGCAGACCGAGGTGGAGGCCGGACCGTCGCTGGCGTCCTGGCCGGCACGCGCGGGTGCGATCGCCATCGACGTCCTCTTCGGGGTTGCGGTGATCGCGACCATGGCGGTGTCGGCGTGGAGCGCACCGTGGCTCGGCTGGTTGTGGTGGGTGTACGTCGCCACGGCGGCGTGTGTGATCGTCGCGATGGCGGTCAACCGGCTGTTGCTACCGACGATCACCGGCTGGAGCCTGGGCCGAGCGGTCTTCGGCATCGCGGTTCGCACCCACGACGGTGCCGCTCCCGGCGTGCTGCGACTGGTCGGCCGGGACCTGGTGCACCTGCTGGACACCGCGGCGCTGTTCGTCGGCTGGTTGTGGCCGCTGTGGGACGGCAGACGCCGCACGTTCGCCGACCTGTTGCTGCGCACCGAGGTGCACGCCGTCGAATCCCCTGCCGAACGGCCACAACGTGATATGCGTCGGCCCGCGGCAATCGCGCTGATCGTGGCGACGGCGCTGTGTGCGGTGGCCGTCGGCTTGGGTTACCTCGTGGTGTACCGACCGGAACGCGCGGTCGACGTCGCCCGTCAGCAGATCGCCGAGCAGGGACCCCGGATCGTCGAACAGATGCTCAGCTATAACAGTGAGTCACTGCAACAGGACTTCTCGCATGCGCAGTCGCTGACGACCGACAGCTATCGCGATCAGTTGATCGCGCAACAGCAGCTGGTGCAGCAGTCGGGTGCGACGTCGAACGAGTACTTCGCGGTCAGCAGCGCCGTGCTGTCGGCGACGGCGGAGCAGGCCTCGATGTTGATCGCGCTGCAGGGGCAGCGCGGCACCGATCCGAAGGACTTGAAGTTCATCACCGCGACGCTGCGGGTGGAGTTCGAGAAGGCAGCTGACGGCCAGTGGAAGGTCGCCAATCTCGTCGTGCTGAAGAAGCCGCAGATGAATGCGCCGGGCCAATGA
- a CDS encoding mammalian cell entry protein: MSPRRRIEADEPDFFEVKPDPPRRWGLPLIAALASVLIAAALTAGTLMLVSHRADVRNTANNAQVLDYVQAFMTSYTTLDPFNANAYTDRILAQGTGEFASMFKEKQNEILIQVAQAEPTTGSVVAAGVQRWNDNGSADVLVATKITSKSPDGKSTIESGNRWVATAIKEGQQWKISQLIQVI; this comes from the coding sequence ATGAGCCCGCGGCGCAGAATCGAGGCCGACGAGCCCGACTTCTTCGAGGTGAAGCCAGACCCGCCGCGGCGATGGGGCCTGCCGCTCATCGCGGCGCTGGCATCGGTACTGATCGCCGCGGCGCTGACGGCGGGCACCCTGATGCTCGTCAGCCACCGGGCCGACGTCCGAAACACCGCAAACAACGCGCAGGTTCTGGATTACGTGCAGGCGTTCATGACCTCCTACACCACGTTGGATCCGTTCAACGCCAACGCCTACACCGACCGGATCCTGGCGCAGGGCACCGGCGAGTTCGCCAGCATGTTCAAGGAGAAGCAGAACGAGATCCTGATCCAGGTGGCGCAGGCAGAACCGACCACGGGTTCCGTGGTCGCCGCGGGCGTCCAGCGGTGGAACGACAACGGAAGCGCCGACGTGCTGGTCGCGACGAAGATCACGTCCAAGTCGCCGGACGGAAAGTCGACGATCGAAAGCGGAAACCGTTGGGTCGCAACCGCCATCAAGGAAGGACAACAGTGGAAGATCAGCCAGCTGATCCAGGTGATCTGA